A section of the Hevea brasiliensis isolate MT/VB/25A 57/8 chromosome 17, ASM3005281v1, whole genome shotgun sequence genome encodes:
- the LOC110635394 gene encoding NAC domain-containing protein 35 isoform X1: MAATMSLITNDNNTTTVTAAATTTTKDNHEHDMVMPGFRFHPTEEELVEFYLRRKVEGKRFNVELITFLDLYRYDPWELPALAAIGEKEWFFYVPRDRKYRNGDRPNRVTTSGYWKATGADRMIRTENSRSIGLKKTLVFYSGKAPKGIRTSWIMNEYRLPQHETERYQKVKNSVEISLCRVYKRAGVEDHQSLPRSLPSRASSSRGAQSDHKKHPHQLSMEIFQAYGGGGQSQQIEMEKMSETDGSSSSDVTTALGLSKSTTNAYHPVPTISTSLGLPTSIQEEEIFLNQSRQACSVVPNNTNTNLLTGGSSSVSSNPVDDLHRLVNYQQACISHQQQQQQQQQYYTHHQQQPSQFSIMAQQSQPLALNVLPNSLPTAFSDRLWEWNPMPEANREYNINNPFK, from the exons ATGGCAGCAACCATGAGCCTCATCACGAACGATAACAATACCACCACTGTTACCGCCgcggccaccaccaccaccaaagACAACCATGAACACGATATGGTTATGCCTGGCTTTCGTTTCCACCCTACTGAAGAAGAGCTCGTTGAGTTCTACCTTCGCCGTAAGGTTGAGGGCAAGCGTTTCAATGTAGAGCTCATTACTTTCTTGGATCTTTATCGCTATGACCCTTGGGAACTCCCTG CTTTGGCAGCAATTGGAGAGAAAGAATGGTTCTTCTATGTGCCTAGAGATAGGAAGTATCGAAACGGCGATCGACCCAATCGTGTAACTACTTCAGGCTACTGGAAGGCAACTGGAGCTGACCGGATGATCAGAACTGAGAACTCCAGGTCAATTGGGTTAAAGAAAACCCTAGTTTTCTACTCTGGTAAAGCTCCTAAAGGTATCAGAACAAGCTGGATCATGAATGAATATCGCTTGCCACAGCACGAAACTGAAAGATATCAGAAGGTAAAAAACTCT GTTGAGATATCACTTTGCCGCGTTTATAAAAGAGCTGGAGTGGAAGATCACCAGTCTCTCCCCCGTTCCCTTCCTTCAAGAGCTTCGTCATCTAGAGGAGCCCAATCTGATCATAAGAAACATCCTCATCAACTTTCCATGGAAATATTTCAAGCTTATGGAGGAGGAGGACAATCGCAGCAAATAGAGATGGAGAAGATGAGTGAAACAGATGGAAGTAGCAGCTCAGATGTCACTACTGCTTTAGGACTCTCCAAAAGTACTACTAATGCATACCATCCAGTGCCTACAATTAGCACCTCACTTGGATTACCAACTTCAAttcaagaagaagaaatttttctAAACCAGTCTAGACAAGCTTGCTCTGTAGTCCCCAATAACACCAACACCAACCTCTTGACAGGCGGCTCATCTTCGGTTTCGTCCAACCCGGTTGATGATCTCCATAGACTAGTAAATTATCAGCAGGCTTGCATTAGCCaccagcagcagcagcaacaacaacaacaatattaCACTCATCATCAACAGCAACCTTCACAATTCTCTATCATGGCACAGCAATCACAGCCACTAGCTCTCAACGTACTACCAAACTCACTGCCTACTGCCTTTTCGGATAGATTGTGGGAGTGGAACCCAATGCCAGAAGCAAATAGAGAGTACAACATTAACAATCCATTCAAGTAA
- the LOC110635394 gene encoding NAC domain-containing protein 35 isoform X2, which yields MAATMSLITNDNNTTTVTAAATTTTKDNHEHDMVMPGFRFHPTEEELVEFYLRRKVEGKRFNVELITFLDLYRYDPWELPALAAIGEKEWFFYVPRDRKYRNGDRPNRVTTSGYWKATGADRMIRTENSRSIGLKKTLVFYSGKAPKGIRTSWIMNEYRLPQHETERYQKVEISLCRVYKRAGVEDHQSLPRSLPSRASSSRGAQSDHKKHPHQLSMEIFQAYGGGGQSQQIEMEKMSETDGSSSSDVTTALGLSKSTTNAYHPVPTISTSLGLPTSIQEEEIFLNQSRQACSVVPNNTNTNLLTGGSSSVSSNPVDDLHRLVNYQQACISHQQQQQQQQQYYTHHQQQPSQFSIMAQQSQPLALNVLPNSLPTAFSDRLWEWNPMPEANREYNINNPFK from the exons ATGGCAGCAACCATGAGCCTCATCACGAACGATAACAATACCACCACTGTTACCGCCgcggccaccaccaccaccaaagACAACCATGAACACGATATGGTTATGCCTGGCTTTCGTTTCCACCCTACTGAAGAAGAGCTCGTTGAGTTCTACCTTCGCCGTAAGGTTGAGGGCAAGCGTTTCAATGTAGAGCTCATTACTTTCTTGGATCTTTATCGCTATGACCCTTGGGAACTCCCTG CTTTGGCAGCAATTGGAGAGAAAGAATGGTTCTTCTATGTGCCTAGAGATAGGAAGTATCGAAACGGCGATCGACCCAATCGTGTAACTACTTCAGGCTACTGGAAGGCAACTGGAGCTGACCGGATGATCAGAACTGAGAACTCCAGGTCAATTGGGTTAAAGAAAACCCTAGTTTTCTACTCTGGTAAAGCTCCTAAAGGTATCAGAACAAGCTGGATCATGAATGAATATCGCTTGCCACAGCACGAAACTGAAAGATATCAGAAG GTTGAGATATCACTTTGCCGCGTTTATAAAAGAGCTGGAGTGGAAGATCACCAGTCTCTCCCCCGTTCCCTTCCTTCAAGAGCTTCGTCATCTAGAGGAGCCCAATCTGATCATAAGAAACATCCTCATCAACTTTCCATGGAAATATTTCAAGCTTATGGAGGAGGAGGACAATCGCAGCAAATAGAGATGGAGAAGATGAGTGAAACAGATGGAAGTAGCAGCTCAGATGTCACTACTGCTTTAGGACTCTCCAAAAGTACTACTAATGCATACCATCCAGTGCCTACAATTAGCACCTCACTTGGATTACCAACTTCAAttcaagaagaagaaatttttctAAACCAGTCTAGACAAGCTTGCTCTGTAGTCCCCAATAACACCAACACCAACCTCTTGACAGGCGGCTCATCTTCGGTTTCGTCCAACCCGGTTGATGATCTCCATAGACTAGTAAATTATCAGCAGGCTTGCATTAGCCaccagcagcagcagcaacaacaacaacaatattaCACTCATCATCAACAGCAACCTTCACAATTCTCTATCATGGCACAGCAATCACAGCCACTAGCTCTCAACGTACTACCAAACTCACTGCCTACTGCCTTTTCGGATAGATTGTGGGAGTGGAACCCAATGCCAGAAGCAAATAGAGAGTACAACATTAACAATCCATTCAAGTAA